In Campylobacter mucosalis, a single window of DNA contains:
- a CDS encoding exodeoxyribonuclease III — protein sequence MKLISWNVNGLRSATNKNAFAWVDEAKPDFLALQEIKVKEADVPNEIYKLGFNEISLNSGLRAGYSGVMSLAKFQTTTHKGRFFDDSEGRVLEHHFGDVVLFNIYFPNGQKDDERLSYKMAFYKAFLAYCDEILKSGKEIIICGDVNTAHTEIDLKNPKANAKTSGFLPIERAWIDELLSHGFIDTFRHFYPQKTDAYSWWSYRFNARTKNIGWRIDYFFISNGLKNAFIMPEILGSDHCPVGIEIELG from the coding sequence ATGAAACTAATAAGCTGGAACGTAAACGGGCTTAGGTCTGCTACTAATAAAAATGCATTTGCGTGGGTTGATGAAGCAAAGCCCGATTTTTTGGCACTTCAAGAGATAAAGGTCAAAGAAGCTGACGTGCCAAATGAAATTTACAAGCTCGGTTTTAATGAGATTAGCCTAAACTCGGGGCTTAGAGCTGGATACTCTGGCGTGATGAGCCTAGCTAAATTTCAAACGACAACACATAAGGGGCGATTTTTTGACGATAGTGAAGGCAGGGTTTTAGAGCACCATTTTGGTGATGTCGTGCTTTTTAACATCTATTTTCCAAATGGGCAAAAAGATGATGAGCGTTTATCTTACAAAATGGCGTTTTATAAGGCATTTTTGGCGTATTGTGATGAAATTTTAAAAAGTGGTAAAGAGATTATAATTTGTGGCGACGTAAATACGGCTCACACTGAGATTGATTTAAAAAATCCAAAGGCAAACGCCAAAACTAGCGGATTTTTACCCATTGAGAGAGCGTGGATTGATGAGCTTTTATCGCACGGATTTATTGACACGTTTAGGCATTTTTATCCGCAAAAAACGGACGCTTACTCGTGGTGGAGCTACAGGTTTAACGCAAGGACTAAAAATATCGGCTGGAGAATTGATTATTTTTTCATCTCAAATGGGCTAAAAAACGCATTTATAATGCCTGAAATTTTAGGCAGCGATCATTGTCCGGTTGGGATTGAGATAGAGCTTGGCTAA
- a CDS encoding TonB family protein has product MKASKLSWFNSFLFACFIHALLFAFLIAKNDVKISNNLGGFDYPIKDDVFESIAIVSDLPIGEFKEVAPNLVQNKQETPKPEPEPEILAPLQEIKSEISVPKKEKKPKKIVKKTQKIKKEIETKTQVATQSPINSVAKDDVASAPISAQGTKIASNSSGASKTQVKSYQGLVMSHLNKHKRYPKQALLNNEEETIKVRIVMDKNGKIISANLKDKAKYELLAREATELFYRASPLPKPPTDFIGENETISINIPIEFNIKKFKQYK; this is encoded by the coding sequence ATGAAAGCTTCAAAACTATCGTGGTTTAACTCTTTTTTATTTGCCTGTTTTATACACGCTTTGCTTTTTGCATTTTTAATAGCAAAAAATGATGTCAAAATTTCAAATAATTTAGGTGGTTTTGACTATCCTATAAAAGATGATGTTTTTGAAAGTATTGCGATAGTTTCGGATTTGCCAATAGGCGAATTTAAAGAGGTAGCACCAAACTTAGTTCAGAATAAACAAGAGACACCTAAGCCTGAGCCAGAGCCTGAAATTTTAGCACCTTTGCAAGAGATAAAATCAGAAATTAGTGTGCCAAAAAAAGAGAAAAAACCCAAAAAAATAGTCAAAAAAACACAAAAGATAAAAAAAGAGATAGAAACAAAAACCCAAGTGGCTACACAGTCGCCTATAAATTCCGTGGCAAAAGATGATGTAGCTTCAGCTCCCATTAGTGCACAAGGCACAAAAATAGCTTCAAATTCAAGCGGAGCAAGTAAAACGCAGGTTAAAAGCTATCAAGGGCTTGTGATGTCACATTTAAACAAACACAAACGCTATCCAAAACAAGCACTTTTAAATAACGAAGAGGAGACTATTAAAGTTCGTATCGTGATGGATAAAAATGGCAAAATCATATCTGCAAATTTAAAAGATAAAGCAAAATACGAACTTTTAGCACGTGAAGCCACCGAGCTATTTTACAGGGCTTCGCCTTTGCCAAAGCCACCGACTGATTTTATTGGCGAAAATGAAACGATAAGCATAAACATACCAATTGAGTTTAACATCAAGAAATTTAAGCAATATAAATAA
- a CDS encoding ExbD/TolR family protein, with protein sequence MTLTNNESELSEINVTPFIDVMLVLLIIFMVVTPIVTSSVKVELPMSKSEEKSDTDKPLILSINEKSELFIKDEMITLENLEQKLDEKSLNNKESVIYFYVDKSVSYEKLMEVVEGVKLAKYSKIAFSTKMPD encoded by the coding sequence ATGACGCTAACAAATAACGAGAGTGAATTAAGCGAGATAAACGTAACGCCGTTTATTGACGTTATGCTCGTGCTTCTTATCATATTTATGGTCGTTACGCCAATTGTTACAAGCTCTGTAAAAGTAGAACTACCGATGAGTAAAAGCGAAGAAAAGAGCGACACAGATAAGCCACTTATTTTAAGCATAAATGAAAAATCTGAGCTTTTTATAAAAGATGAGATGATTACACTTGAGAATTTAGAGCAAAAATTGGACGAAAAAAGCCTAAACAACAAAGAGAGTGTTATTTATTTTTACGTAGATAAAAGCGTTAGTTATGAAAAACTTATGGAGGTCGTAGAGGGAGTAAAACTCGCTAAATACTCAAAAATCGCATTTTCAACCAAAATGCCTGACTGA
- a CDS encoding MotA/TolQ/ExbB proton channel family protein, giving the protein MIRIWIIFFTAILAFGDEVKIDMSFNALFNNAHIVVKGVIVLLVLFSIASWTIFFVKITQFKKAFGVLKHDTQSLKELKDINDNLGLSDESFLSKILTDVKDELVSCANTNERLRNAVDIRVMQISNDIREKITILASIGSSAPFIGLFGTVWGIMNSFIGIASANNASLAVVAPGIAEALFATALGLAAAIPAVLLYNYFVRLNAKFKDELCVLGLKVYLKALRSNNDANK; this is encoded by the coding sequence ATGATAAGAATTTGGATTATATTTTTTACAGCAATTTTGGCTTTTGGTGATGAGGTTAAAATAGATATGAGCTTTAACGCACTTTTTAATAACGCCCATATAGTAGTTAAGGGCGTCATAGTGCTTTTGGTGCTGTTTTCTATCGCGTCTTGGACGATATTTTTCGTTAAAATTACGCAGTTTAAAAAGGCGTTTGGAGTGCTAAAACACGACACGCAAAGCCTAAAAGAGCTTAAAGATATAAATGATAACTTAGGGCTAAGCGATGAAAGCTTTTTATCTAAAATTTTAACCGATGTCAAAGATGAGTTAGTAAGCTGCGCTAATACAAACGAAAGATTAAGAAACGCCGTTGACATAAGAGTTATGCAAATTTCAAATGATATTAGAGAGAAGATAACTATACTTGCAAGTATCGGCTCATCAGCCCCATTTATCGGACTTTTTGGTACCGTTTGGGGCATTATGAATAGCTTTATTGGTATAGCAAGTGCAAATAATGCAAGTTTGGCAGTAGTTGCGCCTGGCATTGCCGAAGCCCTGTTTGCAACGGCACTAGGACTTGCAGCTGCCATTCCTGCTGTGCTTTTATATAACTACTTTGTAAGGCTTAATGCTAAATTTAAAGACGAGCTTTGTGTGCTTGGTTTAAAAGTATATCTAAAAGCCCTAAGGAGCAACAATGACGCTAACAAATAA
- a CDS encoding TonB-dependent receptor domain-containing protein, translating into MKGKIWGSLFAFCAVLNANEFEFETLDVSANKTSSEDKAFVTTGAVSSREISSKDTQSIDSIVRGIPGTYTQIDPSIGGVSTNIRGMTGFGRVASKVDGVTQTFYGTSSDSYGYHNGGSTNAFATMVDKNFLIGVDINRGGSSNDANALMGSANYRTIGVDDVVREGNIFGFLGKYSYGTNGIGPSYMGTIGAKAPISDDAKIGFIFGYSTSKIRQDYKTGDGYKMGDSLGKDEYGDDISSPTTPSMLTQKPRSILFKTELTSSDHSNVTQFRSYKNSLAGRKMDFKTYQNDYRYNPNNDLVDFKFMLSFNTADQKYSDGGYVATQDLSKLTSGSQLEQENRSFTFDIGNTSKFELADDLGLQSRYGISYLKTKYQNNIAYSELGNYGYGTSTFSPNGEQSFKSVYLENSLSYKDLTLEGNLNYTKWNIKGHKPECDDNTGCIPMGAIDVDRDDKYLNASATLSYKFHDLFEPYISYSVSNRAPTIQEMFFGSDQGNSVNPFLKAERAKTFEFGFNAYKDGLFTDGDMFGFKLTRYQTHIKNFIRNLRINVGSTYYFHINDPELVKMSGYEVELKYDMGVFYVKGSYSRQETKTPVSETSSSYMGGFGYTQISGLPKYYANVELGTRLFDEKLNIGGIAKITGKAKRVYPGIDERENGDKYDISDQLARQDLPKIPTIYDLYISYEVTKNFSIKGEVQNVFNKNYIDALHANNGSNQVTYNANGDNVYIFSNAARGRTYYVNFEYRY; encoded by the coding sequence ATGAAAGGTAAAATTTGGGGTAGTTTGTTTGCGTTTTGTGCCGTTTTAAACGCAAATGAGTTTGAGTTTGAAACGCTTGATGTTTCGGCAAATAAAACAAGTAGCGAAGATAAGGCGTTTGTGACAACGGGTGCTGTTAGCTCAAGAGAAATTTCAAGTAAGGATACGCAAAGTATTGACTCTATTGTTCGTGGAATTCCAGGTACTTATACGCAGATTGATCCTTCAATTGGTGGCGTTAGCACAAATATACGCGGTATGACTGGCTTTGGTAGGGTTGCTTCAAAGGTTGATGGGGTTACTCAGACATTTTATGGGACTTCATCGGATAGTTATGGCTATCATAATGGCGGTTCTACAAATGCCTTTGCAACGATGGTTGATAAAAATTTCTTAATCGGCGTTGATATAAACAGGGGTGGTAGCTCAAATGACGCAAATGCTCTTATGGGCTCGGCAAACTACCGAACAATAGGCGTTGATGATGTTGTTAGAGAGGGTAATATATTTGGCTTTTTGGGCAAATACTCATACGGCACAAATGGCATAGGACCAAGCTATATGGGAACAATCGGAGCAAAAGCACCAATAAGCGATGATGCAAAAATCGGATTTATATTTGGATATAGCACAAGTAAGATAAGGCAGGATTATAAAACCGGTGATGGCTATAAAATGGGAGATAGCTTAGGTAAAGATGAGTATGGAGATGATATATCCTCCCCAACAACTCCAAGTATGCTAACGCAAAAGCCACGCTCAATTTTATTTAAAACCGAGCTAACAAGTAGTGACCACTCAAATGTTACGCAGTTTAGAAGCTATAAAAACTCACTTGCTGGGCGTAAAATGGACTTTAAAACATATCAAAACGACTATCGTTACAATCCAAATAACGACTTGGTGGATTTTAAATTTATGCTATCTTTTAACACAGCAGATCAAAAATATTCTGACGGCGGATATGTCGCTACGCAAGATCTTTCAAAGCTAACAAGTGGTAGTCAGTTAGAACAAGAGAATAGATCGTTTACCTTTGATATAGGTAATACTTCTAAATTTGAACTAGCAGATGACCTAGGTTTGCAAAGTAGATATGGCATAAGTTATCTAAAAACAAAGTATCAAAACAACATAGCCTATTCAGAGTTAGGAAATTACGGATACGGCACAAGCACATTTAGCCCAAATGGAGAGCAGAGTTTTAAGAGCGTGTATCTTGAAAATTCTCTAAGCTATAAAGACCTTACGCTTGAGGGCAATCTAAACTACACAAAATGGAATATCAAAGGTCATAAGCCAGAGTGTGATGATAATACCGGTTGTATCCCAATGGGAGCAATAGATGTAGATAGAGATGATAAATACCTAAACGCAAGTGCTACTCTATCGTATAAATTTCACGACCTTTTTGAACCTTATATTAGCTACTCAGTATCAAATAGAGCTCCGACTATACAGGAGATGTTTTTTGGTTCAGATCAAGGAAATAGTGTAAATCCATTTTTAAAAGCAGAACGTGCTAAGACCTTTGAATTTGGCTTTAATGCCTATAAAGACGGACTTTTTACAGACGGCGATATGTTTGGTTTTAAACTAACTCGCTATCAAACGCATATCAAAAATTTCATTAGAAATTTACGCATTAATGTAGGTTCAACCTACTATTTTCACATAAATGACCCAGAGCTTGTAAAAATGAGCGGTTATGAAGTTGAGCTAAAATATGATATGGGCGTGTTTTATGTAAAGGGTAGCTACTCAAGGCAAGAGACAAAAACGCCAGTCTCAGAGACATCTTCAAGCTATATGGGTGGTTTTGGCTACACGCAAATTTCAGGGCTTCCAAAATACTACGCAAATGTTGAGCTTGGCACTAGATTGTTTGATGAGAAGTTAAATATCGGCGGGATTGCAAAGATTACTGGCAAGGCAAAGCGTGTATATCCAGGGATTGATGAGAGAGAAAATGGCGATAAATATGATATTAGCGACCAACTTGCAAGGCAGGATTTGCCAAAAATTCCTACCATTTATGACCTTTATATAAGCTATGAAGTTACTAAAAATTTCAGTATTAAAGGCGAAGTGCAAAATGTGTTTAATAAAAACTACATTGACGCCCTGCACGCAAATAATGGCTCAAATCAGGTGACATACAACGCTAATGGCGATAATGTCTATATCTTTTCAAATGCTGCTCGTGGCAGGACTTATTATGTAAATTTTGAATATAGGTATTAA
- a CDS encoding ChaN family lipoprotein has product MYKNIVFLFVGLILTGCVTSFDISKNDTHNIKNIGKIIDIKQNKQISFDELIKHINKAEILLLGEEHNNFNHAVARVAILENFITTQTNVVLEMIDVSKQDLINKTPKTMPNDSLKNAINWDSKWDYRYYKTLVELAFYNANLKAGNLSKTEIATIYNGAMPLKGEISTTSEVKELIKQAILSHHNMDSELADKLVSIQQYKDRRMADILQVSQDRAVLVAGNLHIFKNIGVPLHLIDFKNKKSVIVVALDNSDEIYLNNNLADFVWVLK; this is encoded by the coding sequence ATGTATAAAAATATAGTTTTTTTATTTGTTGGACTTATTTTAACTGGCTGTGTTACGAGTTTTGATATATCAAAAAATGATACTCATAATATAAAAAATATCGGAAAAATTATAGATATTAAGCAAAATAAACAGATAAGTTTTGATGAGTTAATAAAGCATATAAATAAAGCTGAAATTTTACTTCTTGGAGAGGAGCATAATAATTTTAATCATGCTGTCGCAAGGGTTGCGATTTTAGAAAATTTTATTACCACGCAAACTAATGTTGTGCTTGAGATGATTGATGTTTCAAAGCAAGACTTAATTAATAAAACACCAAAAACAATGCCAAATGATAGCCTTAAAAATGCGATAAACTGGGATAGTAAATGGGACTATCGATATTACAAAACGCTTGTTGAACTGGCATTTTATAATGCAAATTTAAAGGCTGGAAATTTAAGTAAAACAGAAATTGCCACAATTTACAATGGAGCAATGCCACTTAAGGGCGAAATTTCAACAACAAGCGAGGTTAAAGAGCTGATTAAACAAGCCATTTTATCGCACCACAATATGGATAGTGAGCTTGCAGACAAGCTAGTTAGTATACAGCAGTATAAGGATAGACGTATGGCTGATATTTTGCAAGTCTCTCAAGATAGAGCCGTTTTGGTGGCTGGAAATTTACACATTTTTAAAAATATCGGTGTGCCACTTCATCTAATTGATTTTAAAAATAAAAAAAGCGTTATTGTGGTCGCTTTGGATAATAGCGATGAAATTTATCTAAATAATAATTTAGCAGATTTTGTTTGGGTGCTAAAATAG
- a CDS encoding ABC transporter ATP-binding protein: MLKISNLNKNFGKQSVLKDVSLALNEGEILTILGESGCGKSTLLRIIAGLENKDSGELKINCGVAMMFQNYALFPHLNVYENIEFALLKTPKNQRASITKELLGKFKIEAIKDKMCDQISGGQAQRVAFARAVANKEKLLLLDEPFANLDHNLRNVLRAELKDMIKQNALSAIMVTHDKQDAFLISDKIALIKNGVILANDTPKQLYFNPSSYEIASFLGDINLVSDVETLPDEFKAWIKQHNFMFRPEQIVIGNRYKAKVLKADFLGSFYELFLEFGGLKFKAIVPSNLDINDEFGFDFLK, from the coding sequence ATTTTAAAAATTAGTAATTTAAATAAAAATTTTGGCAAACAAAGTGTGTTAAAAGATGTAAGTCTTGCTTTAAATGAGGGCGAAATTCTAACCATTTTAGGCGAAAGTGGCTGTGGTAAAAGCACTCTTTTGCGTATCATTGCCGGGCTTGAAAATAAAGATAGTGGGGAGTTAAAAATTAATTGCGGTGTTGCTATGATGTTTCAAAACTACGCTTTATTTCCGCATTTAAATGTCTATGAAAATATTGAGTTTGCTCTGTTAAAAACACCAAAAAATCAAAGAGCCTCTATCACTAAAGAGCTTTTGGGTAAATTTAAAATAGAGGCTATAAAAGATAAAATGTGCGATCAAATTTCAGGTGGTCAGGCTCAACGAGTTGCTTTTGCAAGGGCAGTAGCAAATAAAGAGAAGTTGCTTTTACTTGATGAGCCGTTTGCAAATTTAGATCATAATTTGCGTAACGTTTTAAGGGCTGAGTTAAAAGATATGATAAAGCAAAATGCCCTAAGTGCGATAATGGTAACGCACGATAAGCAAGATGCATTTTTAATAAGTGATAAAATAGCACTTATTAAAAACGGAGTTATTTTGGCAAATGACACACCAAAACAGCTTTATTTTAATCCATCTAGCTACGAGATAGCAAGTTTTTTAGGCGATATAAACTTGGTGAGTGATGTGGAAACTTTACCCGATGAGTTTAAAGCGTGGATAAAACAGCATAATTTTATGTTTCGCCCAGAGCAGATAGTTATAGGCAATAGATATAAGGCGAAAGTTTTAAAGGCTGATTTTTTGGGTTCTTTTTATGAGCTGTTTTTGGAGTTTGGTGGCTTAAAATTTAAAGCTATTGTGCCTTCAAATTTAGATATTAACGATGAATTTGGTTTTGATTTTTTAAAATAG
- a CDS encoding ABC transporter permease yields the protein MGVKFWAIFIALVVITPILSIFIEIGFGNYSHLSHFFEYLFLRYIQGTFFVAFGVMFLSIAIAVVSAWIVANYRFFLSNFFEYALMLPLAIPAYIFSFCYVGIMEHGGYFHQIFGFRFDFMNIYGAIFVLALSLYPYIYMFAKTSFKTQSSTLFDICKIYKLSQFKILKIAIFLSRPAIIGGSMLVLMETLSDYGTVAYYGVETFSAGIFKLWFDLGDSYSASVLAGLLMIVVFIIMVFEHINKNSKRYSFNTHNISKFSQKIELGLVGKTFAFLWCLMIFCLAFLFPFIWLFYWSVATLDSFKFEFIDMAFNSLLMAVIASVLITIISFFLVFSTRVIKDKKLNTILLKASSLGYALPGASIGLCVMIVFGYIDRSLNTQLLSTSFVVLIFGYIVRFLATSVYAVESGYAKIVNTIDDASLLLNRSKFTLFFKVHFPLLRHFFFLSLIVVFIDIVKELPLSLILRPLGFETLSIRAFFYATDERLYAAALPAFLIVLLSLIAVLFLELISRKKV from the coding sequence GTGGGTGTAAAATTTTGGGCGATTTTTATCGCCCTTGTCGTTATAACGCCCATTTTAAGCATTTTTATAGAGATTGGTTTTGGCAACTACTCTCATCTTAGCCACTTTTTTGAGTATCTTTTTCTTAGGTATATTCAAGGGACATTTTTTGTTGCATTTGGTGTAATGTTCTTATCAATAGCAATTGCCGTAGTTTCGGCGTGGATTGTTGCAAACTACCGCTTTTTTCTCTCAAATTTCTTTGAATATGCTCTAATGCTTCCGCTTGCGATTCCAGCTTATATTTTTAGCTTTTGTTATGTTGGTATTATGGAACATGGCGGTTATTTTCATCAAATTTTTGGTTTTCGTTTTGATTTTATGAATATCTATGGTGCGATTTTTGTTCTTGCTCTTTCGCTTTATCCATATATTTATATGTTTGCAAAAACATCCTTTAAAACGCAGTCATCAACGCTTTTTGATATTTGTAAAATTTACAAACTTTCGCAGTTTAAAATTTTAAAAATTGCCATATTTTTATCTCGCCCAGCCATAATCGGCGGTTCTATGCTTGTTTTAATGGAGACGCTTAGTGATTACGGGACGGTGGCATATTATGGGGTTGAGACATTTAGTGCTGGTATTTTTAAACTTTGGTTTGATCTTGGAGATTCTTATTCTGCTTCGGTTTTAGCAGGACTTTTGATGATTGTTGTTTTTATCATTATGGTATTTGAGCATATAAATAAAAACTCAAAAAGATATAGCTTTAACACACATAATATCTCAAAATTTAGCCAAAAAATAGAGCTTGGTTTAGTTGGTAAAACTTTTGCATTTTTGTGGTGTTTAATGATCTTTTGCTTGGCATTTTTATTCCCATTTATTTGGCTTTTTTACTGGTCTGTCGCAACACTTGATAGTTTTAAATTTGAGTTTATAGATATGGCTTTTAATTCGCTTTTAATGGCTGTAATAGCTTCGGTTTTAATAACTATTATCAGTTTCTTTCTAGTTTTTTCAACTAGAGTTATAAAAGATAAAAAACTAAACACGATATTGCTAAAAGCCTCATCACTTGGCTATGCTTTACCTGGTGCTAGTATTGGACTTTGTGTTATGATAGTTTTTGGTTATATTGATAGAAGTCTAAACACGCAACTACTTTCAACCAGTTTTGTTGTGCTTATTTTTGGCTATATTGTTCGTTTTTTAGCAACATCTGTCTATGCTGTTGAGAGCGGTTATGCAAAGATTGTAAACACAATTGATGACGCAAGTTTGCTCTTAAATAGATCAAAATTTACACTATTTTTTAAGGTGCATTTTCCACTTTTAAGACACTTCTTCTTTTTGTCTTTGATTGTTGTGTTTATCGATATAGTTAAAGAGTTGCCACTAAGTCTTATTTTAAGACCTCTTGGCTTTGAAACATTAAGTATAAGAGCATTTTTTTACGCAACAGACGAAAGGCTTTATGCAGCAGCACTTCCAGCATTTTTAATCGTGCTTTTATCTCTTATTGCTGTGCTATTTTTAGAGCTTATTTCTAGGAAAAAGGTATGA
- a CDS encoding Fe(3+) ABC transporter substrate-binding protein, translated as MKKSILALSLLASFALAAEINIYSARHYDADSEIYKLFEAKTGIKVNATQAKAGELIKKLETQGDSSVADLFITADAGNFYEAKNKGVLAPVKSEILNKIVPEQYRDDENQWFAISKRARIIAYDKRDFDASGIKNYEDLAKPELKGKLLIRSATAAYSKSLLASIIEADGKDEAVKWAKGTLQNLARDPKGGDRDQAKAIYEGVGDVAVMNTYYIGLMLTSPKPEDVEAAKNLGIIFPNQDNRGTHVNISGIALTKASKNRENAIKFMEFLVSPEAQKILAGINYEYPINSEVEPSDIVKSFGKFKEDSTPLYKSVKNTKEAVKIYDMVGWK; from the coding sequence ATGAAAAAGAGCATTTTAGCACTTAGTTTGCTTGCTAGTTTTGCGCTAGCGGCTGAGATAAATATCTATTCAGCTCGTCATTATGACGCTGATAGTGAAATTTACAAACTTTTTGAGGCAAAAACAGGCATAAAAGTAAATGCTACACAGGCAAAAGCTGGTGAGCTCATAAAAAAGCTTGAAACTCAGGGCGATAGCTCAGTTGCTGACCTTTTTATCACGGCTGATGCTGGAAATTTTTATGAAGCTAAAAATAAAGGCGTTTTGGCTCCAGTAAAATCTGAAATTTTAAATAAGATAGTTCCAGAGCAATACAGAGATGATGAAAACCAGTGGTTTGCTATCTCAAAAAGAGCTAGAATAATCGCTTATGATAAGAGAGATTTTGATGCAAGCGGTATTAAAAACTATGAAGACCTAGCAAAGCCTGAGCTAAAAGGCAAACTTCTAATAAGAAGCGCAACAGCAGCTTATAGCAAATCGCTTTTAGCTTCTATTATAGAGGCTGATGGTAAAGATGAGGCTGTAAAGTGGGCAAAAGGCACACTACAAAATCTAGCACGTGATCCAAAAGGTGGCGATAGAGATCAGGCAAAGGCTATTTATGAGGGCGTTGGCGATGTGGCTGTTATGAACACATACTATATAGGTTTAATGCTAACATCTCCAAAGCCAGAAGATGTAGAGGCTGCTAAAAATTTAGGTATCATTTTCCCAAACCAAGATAACCGCGGAACTCACGTAAATATAAGTGGTATTGCTCTTACAAAAGCTTCTAAAAATAGAGAAAATGCCATTAAATTTATGGAATTTTTAGTAAGCCCAGAGGCTCAAAAAATTCTAGCAGGTATCAACTATGAGTATCCTATCAACTCTGAGGTTGAGCCAAGTGATATTGTAAAAAGCTTTGGTAAATTCAAAGAAGATAGCACACCGCTTTATAAATCTGTTAAAAACACAAAAGAAGCGGTTAAAATTTACGATATGGTTGGTTGGAAATAG
- a CDS encoding manganese efflux pump MntP family protein: MLLLVLAFALAMDSVALSIINGAKNPNINFGRICKIAFIFGFFQAIMPFFGYVLGIGFVDVIASIDHFIAFAILSFLGIKMIRESREQSDDDLGRSTDKELIFGAVATSIDALAVGVTFSFDDTSIFYACILIGATCFALCIIACYVGKFIGRSLHDKALILGGVILILLGVKILAEHLMSHGF, translated from the coding sequence ATGTTACTTTTGGTTCTTGCGTTTGCTCTTGCTATGGATTCTGTGGCACTTTCTATAATAAATGGTGCAAAAAATCCAAATATAAATTTTGGACGAATTTGCAAAATAGCTTTCATTTTTGGCTTTTTTCAAGCGATAATGCCGTTTTTTGGCTATGTTTTGGGTATCGGATTTGTTGATGTTATTGCTTCAATTGATCATTTTATCGCTTTTGCTATTTTGTCGTTTTTGGGGATAAAGATGATAAGAGAGAGCAGGGAACAAAGTGATGATGACCTGGGGCGATCTACAGATAAAGAGCTGATTTTTGGGGCTGTTGCTACAAGCATTGACGCCCTTGCTGTCGGTGTGACGTTTAGTTTTGATGATACGAGCATCTTTTACGCCTGTATTTTAATAGGCGCTACCTGCTTTGCTCTTTGCATTATCGCCTGTTATGTTGGCAAATTTATAGGCAGAAGTTTGCACGATAAGGCGTTGATACTTGGTGGCGTGATACTTATTTTGCTTGGAGTTAAAATTTTAGCCGAGCATTTGATGAGCCACGGATTTTAA
- a CDS encoding DMT family transporter, translating into MTTKRQEFLADLALVFVGLIWGVTFLPMAKALATNGVFVILFYRFLIAFILMALISLKFIKKIDTKSVKYGAIVGVFLFAGFALQTFALKYTFSSTVAFITGLVVIFVPFLVFVFFRTRIKFYSYVGATLATIGLYILCDGELGFGLGELLSLLCAFAYAFEIMLAGYYVKKCEIFVMVATEFLVVCVLSLVCTLIFEGSAKPVIDREFVIAVGITATFATVFAFFVQNLAQRYTTPVKTVLILTLEPVGAGFIGYFLGGEILTSWQIFGAVIILVGILASELGSYLITKEKNEK; encoded by the coding sequence ATGACAACAAAAAGGCAGGAATTTTTAGCTGATTTGGCACTTGTTTTTGTTGGTTTAATTTGGGGTGTGACATTTTTACCTATGGCAAAAGCACTCGCAACAAACGGCGTTTTTGTCATACTTTTTTATAGGTTTTTAATAGCCTTTATCCTAATGGCGCTAATCTCTTTAAAATTTATCAAAAAAATCGACACAAAAAGCGTAAAATACGGCGCTATCGTTGGGGTGTTTTTATTTGCTGGATTTGCACTACAAACCTTTGCACTAAAATACACATTTAGCTCGACAGTTGCGTTTATAACAGGACTTGTGGTGATTTTCGTGCCATTTTTGGTGTTTGTATTTTTTCGCACGCGCATAAAATTTTACTCATACGTGGGTGCGACTCTTGCTACGATAGGGCTTTATATACTTTGTGACGGGGAGCTTGGGTTTGGGCTTGGCGAGCTTTTAAGCCTACTTTGCGCGTTTGCTTATGCGTTTGAGATAATGCTTGCTGGATACTATGTCAAAAAATGCGAAATTTTCGTAATGGTAGCGACGGAATTTTTAGTCGTTTGCGTCCTATCGCTAGTGTGTACATTGATTTTTGAAGGATCCGCAAAACCCGTGATTGATAGGGAGTTTGTGATAGCCGTGGGCATCACTGCGACATTTGCAACGGTATTTGCATTTTTTGTGCAAAATTTAGCACAACGCTACACAACACCAGTAAAAACGGTGCTAATCCTAACACTAGAGCCAGTAGGAGCCGGTTTTATAGGGTATTTTTTGGGCGGCGAGATACTAACTAGTTGGCAAATTTTTGGAGCGGTTATTATTTTGGTTGGAATTTTAGCAAGTGAGCTTGGCTCATATCTTATCACAAAGGAAAAAAATGAAAAATAA